In Gemmatimonadaceae bacterium, the DNA window CAGCCACCAACGTCATCACGAGACACGACGACGTTCCATTTTTCCTAGCGCGGAAGTCGGACGCCGGGCAGCTTTCCTGATATGCCGAAGCGCCCGCTGGTGTCGCCCGTTCTCGAGCCTTTCCATCCTCTCGTTAGAGAGTGGTTTCGCGAGACCCTCGGCGCGCCTAGCGCGCCGCAGGAGCAGGGCTGGCCGGCAATTGCGAGCGGTGAGCATACGCTCATTCTCGCACCGACCGGGACGGGCAAGACGCTCACCGCGTTCCTCTGGGAACTAAACAACCTCATTGTCGACGGGAGTGTCGAGCCGCTCGCGAACGCCGTTCACATTCTCTACATCTCGCCGCTCAAGGCGCTCAACAACGACATCCAGCGCAACCTCGAGCGGCCGCTGACTGAGCTGAAGCAACGGTTCGCCACCGCGGGTGAGTCCTTCCCCGAGATTCGCGTTGCGGTACGCACCGGCGACACGCCCGCGTCTGCGCGTGCGCGCATGATCCGGAAGTCGCCTCATGTACTGATCACGACGCCCGAGTCCCTGCACATAATGCTGACGACGGTGCGCGGGCGAGGGATGTTCTCGGCAGTTCGGGCGGTGATCGTGGACGAGATCCACGCCATCGCCGGTACAAAGCGCGGCGTTCACCTCGCGCTCACGCTCGAGCGACTCGAGCGGCTGTGCGAGCAGAGTCCTCAACGAATCGGTCTCTCCGCTACGCAACGGCCACTCGACGAGATCGCGCGCTTCCTCGGCGGTTGCCGCGACGGCCGGTTCCGTCCCGTCACGATCGTCGACTGCGGACTCGTGAAGCGCACCGAGATCATCGTCGAATCGCCGGTCGAGGATCTGGGACATGTTCCGGGCGGCACCATCTGGCCCTCAGTTGCACCGCTCGTGCTGCGCTACATGCGTAGCGCGCGCACAACCATCGTTTTCGTCAACAATCGCGCTCAGGCGGAGAAGATGGCCGCGCGCGTCAATGCGCTCGCTGGCGAGGAGCTCGCACTACCATATCACGGCTCACTCTCGCGCGAGCGGCGCTTTCTACTCGAAGGAGCGCTCAAGGCCGGTAAGCTCAAGGCGCTCGTAAGCACGAGCTCACTCGAGCTTGGCATCGACATCGGCTCAGTCGATCTCGTTCTGCAATTGCAGAGTCCTAAGCGCGTCTCGACGGCGTTGCAGCGTGTGGGCCGGGCCGGACATACGCTGGAGGCAGTGAGTCGCGGCGTTTTCGTGCCAACATTTCGCGATGATGCCGCCGAGACGCTGGCGATAATGCGAGGGATGAGGAGCGGCGACGTCGAGCCAACGCGCGTCGTGCAGAATGCTCTCGACGTACTTGCGCAGGGCGTGGTTGCCGCCGTCGCGATCGACGACGACTGGACGAGCAAGGATCTCTTCGAGCTCGTCAGGCAGGCGTACCCATATCACGCCCTCACTCGCGCCGCATTCGACGAGGTGCTGGCAATGCTCGCGGGCAAGTATCCGTCCGACGTCGCGGGGGAACTCGAGGCGCGCATGGTCTGGGATCGAACGAATGACCGCCTAACGCCGCTCCGGAGCGCGCGACTCGTCGCGGTCGTCAATGGTGGTACCATCCCCGACCGTGGACTATACGCGGTGAATCTTCCCGACCGCACCCGGCTCGGGGAGCTCGACGAGGAGTTCGTGCACGAGACGCGAATCGGCGATGTCTTTCAGCTCGGCTCGTCGACTTGGCGGGTCAACGCGATCGAGCACGATCGTGTCATCGTCACACCGGCACCCGGCGCGCCCGCGCGAATGCCTTTCTGGCATGGAGAATACGCGGCGCGCTCGGCGCACCTCGCACCGCGTGTCGGTGTCTTGCGACGGCGACTCGACGAGGCACGGACAGAAGCAGACACCGCCGAGATCGCAAAGGAGTACGAGTGTGATCTTGCGACTGCTCAGTCGCTAGTCGAATACGTCCACCAGCAGCGCCACGCCACCGGTGTGGTGCCTGACGACAAGCTTCTCGTCGTCGAACACTTTCGGGACGAGACGAACGCGGTGCGCATCGTCCTTCACGCGCCGTTCGGCGGACGTGTCAACGCACCCTGGGGAATGGTACTCGCCGCTCGTGTGCGTGACGCGCTCCATCGCAATGGCGCACGACGCACCTCGCGTACGGACGTCCAGGTTCAGACGACCGACGACGGGATCATGCTCCGCCTCCCCGATCTCAACGGTCCCGTTCCGCTGGATGCCTTGCGCCTTCTCACGCCTGGGGACGCGGAGCGCTGCGTCCTCGAGGAAATCGGAGATTCTTCGCTGTTCGGAGCGCGCTTTCGCATGAATGCCGCCCGCGCATTGCTGCTGCCGCGCGGCAATCCGCGCCGGCGCATGCCGCTCTGGCTCCAGCGACTCAAGGCGCAGGATCTGCTGCAGACAGTGCGCGAATTTCCGTCCTTTCCGATCCTCGTGGAGACGTATCGCGACGTGCTGCAGGACGCATTCGACATGCCGGCGCTCGCGGAGGTGCTGCGCGCGCTGCAGTCGGGCGCCATCGAGATGCGCGACGTCGAGACGGCAGTCCCGTCGCCGTTCGCGGCGACGTTGCAGTTCGGCTTCGTGATGGATTGGATGTACGCGGACGACACGCCGCGCGCCGAGCAGCGCGCCGCGATGTTATCGCTCGATCGAGGGCTGCTCGACGAACTTCTGGGCACCGATGGTCTTGCGGCGGACGAAGGCACGCTCCGCTCGCTCGAGGAACTCCTCGCCGTTCGCCGCGGGACGGCGTTGACGCGTCGCGCGCGGACGGCCGACGAGCTCGCGATTCTCCTCGATCGCGCTGGCGACCTCACTATCGCGGAGTTGCGCGAACGGATCGTGACGGAAGGAGTGATGGGTGAACCGATCCGCGAGCTGCTCGAGAGCGGAAGAGCGGTGGGCTTGGCAATCCCGTTAGGCAACGGCTGGACGCAACAACGGATCATTCTCACGGATGCCTACCCGCGCTACGTGGCTTCCTTCGGAGAAGCGGCGATGATCATGGTGGGGGCGGGGCCGGAGCTCGCGGAGACGCCAGCAACGGTTGCCATCCCGGAGTCACTGCGCCGCGCCACCGTAACCCGCGGTGCCGCGCGACGCGAGCTCCTCGCTCGATTTGTCGCGCTCAATGGCCCTCTCTCCATCGAAGACGTCCGGCAGCGCTACGATCTCGAGGTCGAAACTGTTGCTCGACAGCTGGACGAGTGGACTGCTGCCGGCAAGCTGGTACGCGGCAATTTTGCGATCGGCGAAGGCCAACCGCCGGCGCAGCGATGGGTCTCGCGTCGTCTGCTCGAGCAGGCACGTCGTCGGGAGCTCGCCACCGCCAGACGACAGGTCGAAGCCGTCGGCATCGAAGCCTTCGCGCATTTTCTGCAGCGCTGGCAGCACCTGGAACCCGCGTCCCAGCTGGACGGCGCAGACGGCACGAGTGCGGTGATTCGCCAGATGTACGGCATCGCGCGACCGGCGGATGCGTGGGAGCGCGAGTACCTGCGCCAACGCGTGAATGGATACGACGCTGAGGCAATCTCGCGGCTCTTTGCCGCTGGTGAGGCCGTGTGGGTGGGCGGCTCCGCCACCACCGCGAGTGACGAGAGCGCGACGCTCGCCCAGCTCCGGTTCGTTAGGCGTGGAAGCGGGCGCGCGTGGCTCGTGGAGCCGGTAGATGGCGGGCCAACGCTGACCGAAAACGCCGAGCGGCTATATCAGGCGCTCCGGACCGAAGGAGCATCGTTCTTCGATGACCTCGTGCGTTCGACGCAGCTCGGAGGGCGGGCCACGCGCGACGGCCTCAAGGAACTCGTCGGCGCGGGACTCGTCACGAACGATACGATGGAATCCCTGCGTCACGTCGTGCGCTGGCGGCCCTTCCTATCGGCGCGCATTCGCAGGCAACCCGATCCGACACGTTGGCTTCCGGCGGATTTCTCACCTTCGGCGAACCGACCGGTGGTGCAGCGGCGCCCGAACCTGCGGCGTCTCCCGAAGTGGAGGCCGCCGACTGAGGGGCGACCGGATCCGGGCTCCGCAACGTGGCCTGGCCGCTGGGCACTCCTACGAACAAGCGGAATTCTTGGGGTATCCGACGACGAGAGCGTTCTCGCCGAAGTCGTCGCGCGGCAATGGCTCGACCGCTATGGGGTCGTGACGCGTGACTGGTGGAAGCGGGAGCGACCGACCGTTTCGTGGCGCGCCATCTATCGGGAGCTCAAGCGACTCGAATTTCGCGGTGACGTGCGGCGAGGGTACTTCGTGCGCGGCCTGGCCGGTGCTCAATTCGCGCTGCCAGCGGCCGTCGAGCTGCTGCGTACCAGTGGAAAGGCGAGCGCGAACGCCGAGGAGGCGAGCAGCGCGTCGCCGATCGTGATAATGGCCTCGAGTGATCCTGCGAACCCGTACACGCTGCCTGGCACCGCCGTTGCCGAAAGTCGCTCGCTGGAGTTGGCACGGCGACGGAGCAGAGGGGCATTGCTCGCGACGCGCGCCGGTGAGGTACTTCTCGTCGCCGAAGCGCGAGGGCGCCGCCTAACGATCAAGTCCGGCGCGAGCCTCGCCGATGT includes these proteins:
- a CDS encoding DEAD/DEAH box helicase — encoded protein: MPKRPLVSPVLEPFHPLVREWFRETLGAPSAPQEQGWPAIASGEHTLILAPTGTGKTLTAFLWELNNLIVDGSVEPLANAVHILYISPLKALNNDIQRNLERPLTELKQRFATAGESFPEIRVAVRTGDTPASARARMIRKSPHVLITTPESLHIMLTTVRGRGMFSAVRAVIVDEIHAIAGTKRGVHLALTLERLERLCEQSPQRIGLSATQRPLDEIARFLGGCRDGRFRPVTIVDCGLVKRTEIIVESPVEDLGHVPGGTIWPSVAPLVLRYMRSARTTIVFVNNRAQAEKMAARVNALAGEELALPYHGSLSRERRFLLEGALKAGKLKALVSTSSLELGIDIGSVDLVLQLQSPKRVSTALQRVGRAGHTLEAVSRGVFVPTFRDDAAETLAIMRGMRSGDVEPTRVVQNALDVLAQGVVAAVAIDDDWTSKDLFELVRQAYPYHALTRAAFDEVLAMLAGKYPSDVAGELEARMVWDRTNDRLTPLRSARLVAVVNGGTIPDRGLYAVNLPDRTRLGELDEEFVHETRIGDVFQLGSSTWRVNAIEHDRVIVTPAPGAPARMPFWHGEYAARSAHLAPRVGVLRRRLDEARTEADTAEIAKEYECDLATAQSLVEYVHQQRHATGVVPDDKLLVVEHFRDETNAVRIVLHAPFGGRVNAPWGMVLAARVRDALHRNGARRTSRTDVQVQTTDDGIMLRLPDLNGPVPLDALRLLTPGDAERCVLEEIGDSSLFGARFRMNAARALLLPRGNPRRRMPLWLQRLKAQDLLQTVREFPSFPILVETYRDVLQDAFDMPALAEVLRALQSGAIEMRDVETAVPSPFAATLQFGFVMDWMYADDTPRAEQRAAMLSLDRGLLDELLGTDGLAADEGTLRSLEELLAVRRGTALTRRARTADELAILLDRAGDLTIAELRERIVTEGVMGEPIRELLESGRAVGLAIPLGNGWTQQRIILTDAYPRYVASFGEAAMIMVGAGPELAETPATVAIPESLRRATVTRGAARRELLARFVALNGPLSIEDVRQRYDLEVETVARQLDEWTAAGKLVRGNFAIGEGQPPAQRWVSRRLLEQARRRELATARRQVEAVGIEAFAHFLQRWQHLEPASQLDGADGTSAVIRQMYGIARPADAWEREYLRQRVNGYDAEAISRLFAAGEAVWVGGSATTASDESATLAQLRFVRRGSGRAWLVEPVDGGPTLTENAERLYQALRTEGASFFDDLVRSTQLGGRATRDGLKELVGAGLVTNDTMESLRHVVRWRPFLSARIRRQPDPTRWLPADFSPSANRPVVQRRPNLRRLPKWRPPTEGRPDPGSATWPGRWALLRTSGILGVSDDESVLAEVVARQWLDRYGVVTRDWWKRERPTVSWRAIYRELKRLEFRGDVRRGYFVRGLAGAQFALPAAVELLRTSGKASANAEEASSASPIVIMASSDPANPYTLPGTAVAESRSLELARRRSRGALLATRAGEVLLVAEARGRRLTIKSGASLADVTDAARALVRRLAETSDGRRDPMIETVDGVPAAGSAYAAAFTTAGFRASSGGFRYYAPPR